One genomic segment of Deinococcus sp. HSC-46F16 includes these proteins:
- a CDS encoding ComF family protein: MGDLLRALLPRPCPGCEAQLGRERGLCPACRAALRPRVETHSPLSPRPMPHLVTLGPYRGVTRRAARALKFGGARDLAGALGERLAAGVPPEWGVRAVVPVPLHASRERERGFNQAELLGQAIAAELGVPCVPALRRTRATAQQARLHAAERGANLAGAFQADGRRLPAGPVLLLDDVLTTGSTLIACRDALHAAGAGPVYFAVVAR, translated from the coding sequence CTGGGCGACCTGTTGCGGGCGCTGCTGCCCCGCCCCTGCCCCGGCTGCGAGGCGCAACTGGGCCGCGAGCGCGGGCTGTGCCCGGCCTGCCGCGCCGCGCTCAGGCCGCGTGTGGAGACGCATTCACCACTCTCGCCCCGGCCCATGCCCCACCTCGTCACGCTGGGACCGTACCGGGGCGTGACCCGCCGGGCGGCGCGGGCGCTGAAGTTCGGCGGGGCGCGGGACCTTGCGGGGGCACTGGGAGAGAGGTTGGCGGCGGGCGTGCCGCCGGAATGGGGGGTGCGGGCGGTTGTGCCCGTTCCGCTGCACGCCTCCCGTGAGCGCGAACGCGGCTTCAATCAGGCCGAGTTGCTGGGGCAGGCGATTGCCGCCGAACTGGGCGTCCCCTGCGTGCCCGCCCTGCGCCGCACCCGCGCCACGGCTCAGCAGGCCCGGCTGCACGCGGCCGAGCGCGGGGCCAACCTGGCCGGAGCGTTTCAGGCGGATGGGCGGCGGCTCCCCGCTGGCCCGGTCCTGCTGCTCGACGACGTGCTCACCACCGGGTCCACCCTGATCGCCTGCCGCGACGCCCTGCACGCGGCGGGCGCGGGGCCGGTCTATTTCGCGGTCGTCGCCCGCTGA